In Pseudomonas sp. Q1-7, the genomic window CACCGTGCTCCACCATCCGCAGTATGAAGTCGAGCTCGAACGCACCGGTGAACGCAGGATCGAAGCCATCGAGGGCATGCAGGGTTTCCTTGCGGAACAACCAGTGCGAAGCCATAGCTCCGGGGAAAGCAAGCAGGTAATCGAGATTGAAGCCGGGTCTCAACAACGGCGCGCGAATGCCTTCGCCGTCGACTTCCAGCTCGTCTCCGTAGACAGCCCGACATCCTGGTGCTGCCAGCAGCTCGATCGCCAGGGTCTGCAATCCGGCCGCCGTGAACTCGGTCCCCGCCTCCACCAGCATCAGCCAGTCGAAATCGATTCCGGCGGCCACCTGATTGACCGTATCGACCAGGTTCTGCTCAGTGACCCGGACGAAACGAAGTTCCTCCGAGGAGTTTTCCCTGGGGATATCGAGCGACGTGAGCACCGTGATTTTCACGTTCCTATAGAAACAGCGGTCATTGTCCAGACTCTTGATGGTGGCAATCACTCGTTGCAGGTCACCGGCCAGATCCTTGACCACCACATTCAGCAGCGGCGCGGCCGGATTTCTCTCAAGGCTGGAATTAATCAATCGCACATGGGTTTCCGCCGGCACCCTGGCACTCATCCAGCGGTCCAGCCAGAATCGTTGGCTGGAGGCTTCCCGGTTCGCTTGCTCCTGCGTCTTCCGAGTGAATACGCCCAGTTGCTCCCAGAAGCGCTCCTCCAACTCGCTGTGCCATTGGCGAATCGCCGGAAGACTGCTAGCCGCTTTCTCCAGTGAAATATCAGAGTCGTCTAATGCAACGCCGTTGAATTGATAGAACTCCAGAGTTTCGTCAGTGAATGCAAGATGCTCGTAACCCTTGGCTTGCAAGGCGACAACCGGACAGCCGCAAAGCATTGCTTTGGTACAAGTCGAAGAGGTTTCAAACGTATAGAGGACCTTTCCGGCTCTGAATTTATCGGCCAACTGTGCCAGCGGAAGCGGCTCGGCCATCGACAGCACTTCTATATCAGGCGGTAAGCTTGAAAAATCCACCGCGTCGCGGGGGACGCGGTGGAGATAGAGGAGACGCGTAATCCGCTCGCGCACAGGGGAAGGCGAGAACATCTCCATGTCGGTTCCCGGCAAAGTCAGGAGATCGACCGCGCGGTCAGCCTCCACGAACTCGTGACGGAAATAGAAGAACAAGTCATGGACTCCTGCACCAATCTGATTGCCACCAATCAGACCTTCCTTGTTCAGGATGTAGCGCGCCACCACAGGTGTCATCAGCGCATTGCCGGAAGCAACTTCTGGATAAACGCCGATCGGGACTTTTCTAGCCTGTTTATGGCGTCTCTTGACTTCATCGGTCAGCAAGGGGGTTTTCAGCTCAGGATTGGTCCTCCTGCCCCCCGCGATATAAGCCTCGAACCCCTCCAGATTCAATGCATGGCAGAGATAGTGAAGCACACATACGCCCGAGGAAGACTCCCGGTAGTCCGGAGCCAGAATGTAGTAGGGATGCCCAGGCCTGCGGTGCAGTCTGCTTTTCATGCTATTTCCTTATTTCCGGCTGCCTAGGGATTTCATGATGAAAATAGGTCGATTGAGAAACTCTCCCAAAGCATCGTCACGCTGAACGTTGCGGTCATCGATATCTCTATAAACAAGCTCGCCATTCTGTCGCTGGGCGACACCGATAGCCTCGATATCCCAGAATCCCGAAGAACCCTCGCGGATGTAATTGATCATCTCGGTCTTGGTGCCGCGGCTGAACAGGCAACGTGCCGGATCGCCACGCCAGTTGAATCCCAACTGAAAGATCAGCCTGTCCGCCAGGCGATTCATTCTGTTCAATTGGTCGAGGATCGATACCCGGGCTTGCTCGATGGTGAGGGCCGAATCTCCAAAGTCGTCACCGACGTGATGCAGCACATTCAACAACAGCGCGACATCGAATCGACCATGCCGGAAATCGAAGTCGAAGTCGAAGTCGAAGTACCGCGAGTGGACCTCGATCGCCTCGTCCAGGCCGAGCAACGATGCCGCCTCGCGGACGAAGGCCGCGTGCGCTGCGCTACCTTCGTAGCCCGTGACCCGGGATGCTCCGGCCTGCAGCAGCTCGAATAAAAAGAAGCCCGTATTGCAGCCGATATCAAGGACTGCCTTATCACGAAACTCGACCTTCGAGCGCATGTAGTTCAGCCGTTCGAGTTCGTGCTTGGAATGAACCTCAACACCGGTATCGCCCAACAGTTTCGCTACAGGTGCAGCCAGGAGCTGATAGGCCGAATGCTTTCGAGTACGGGTGGTATCGGCTAGCAGGCGCTCGAGTTTGTTGGGCCGTTCAGTAGGCGATGACATTGCCGCCCCCTTTCTTGAGATGAATGAACCTGCACGACCCCGTTGAAACGCAACGAAATCTGGTCTTGCGCAGGACCGGGTACCAGTTCCTCGCGATAGCACTGGTGAATTTCCTCGGACAGAGCCTGATCCAGCTCACCATCACAGTGCATCCTTCACCACGCGACGGCGCAGCCTGGAGTACGCCAGGAGAAACGCATTGCCCAACTCATGCCCCAATAGACACAAGGTATCCAAACGCAGATAGATGTCCGCGCCGAGCAACGCGAAGGGACGAGATATCAGCTTGCGCAGGTACTGCGGGTAGCGACGAGGCCGGCCGCCCGCGAACAACGAGAGAGCCAGGCCGCTCGTCCAAAAATAGAGCGCGCGCCTGCTGCCAAGCTCGTGATGCGCTTCCCCTGCGATGGCCTCTGGTCGGAAGCCCGCCTTAATGGCCAGCTCGAAGGGCCCCCACAGTCTGGGATTGGCTTCGATAAGGTGGAATAAGCCATTCACCTCGATCAATTCCACCATGACGAAACCGAAGAATCGTACCGACTGGAAGCCGCGAATCAGACGCTCCTCGCTCCGGACATCCGGGCACTCGCACAGGCGGGCGGCCAGCATCGACTTGCCGTTGGGCTGCTGCAACAGATTTTCCTGGTAACGCACCGTTGGCTCACCGGTACGCGGGAAGAACGCCAGGAAGTAGTAACTGCG contains:
- a CDS encoding class I SAM-dependent methyltransferase, translated to MSSPTERPNKLERLLADTTRTRKHSAYQLLAAPVAKLLGDTGVEVHSKHELERLNYMRSKVEFRDKAVLDIGCNTGFFLFELLQAGASRVTGYEGSAAHAAFVREAASLLGLDEAIEVHSRYFDFDFDFDFRHGRFDVALLLNVLHHVGDDFGDSALTIEQARVSILDQLNRMNRLADRLIFQLGFNWRGDPARCLFSRGTKTEMINYIREGSSGFWDIEAIGVAQRQNGELVYRDIDDRNVQRDDALGEFLNRPIFIMKSLGSRK